The following coding sequences are from one Gemmatimonadota bacterium window:
- the acpS gene encoding holo-[acyl-carrier-protein] synthase — protein sequence MAVIGLGVDVVDIARAEAMLVAHRKRVIERLLTADEIAYVTSMPHPPRHLAVRLAAKEAVYKALQSLPNSRAIGWREIEVVRGEYGRPTIRLHGLAARVAGERVGAKIHVSLTHSDLSAVATAILED from the coding sequence ATGGCCGTGATTGGGCTGGGTGTTGACGTCGTGGACATTGCCCGCGCGGAGGCGATGCTGGTCGCTCACCGGAAGCGGGTGATTGAGCGCTTGCTGACCGCCGATGAGATTGCATACGTCACCAGCATGCCTCATCCGCCCCGCCATCTGGCGGTGCGGCTGGCCGCCAAGGAGGCGGTGTATAAGGCCTTGCAGTCGCTGCCGAATTCGCGGGCGATCGGGTGGCGGGAGATCGAGGTGGTGCGGGGTGAATACGGTCGCCCAACCATTCGATTGCATGGCCTGGCGGCCCGGGTCGCGGGTGAACGGGTGGGTGCCAAGATCCATGTCTCACTGACCCACTCCGATCTTTCCGCCGTGGCGACGGCGATTCTCGAAGACTGA
- a CDS encoding sigma-54-dependent Fis family transcriptional regulator, with protein MTDSILLVHDDPSVLRAIGARFEETGHEVIRELSIEAGVATLARLTPDAVLLSMSLGAVPGAIGSLGADEAPVVLFGDGPDPAVAAQLIEAGACQVVDTRANPGVLLKVASAVARTTRNRRVTRTMMERSAPAHGLDSLGTSAGMKQLAHQISLLAQSDRTTLMLTGESGVGKAWAARLIHDLGSRAGKPFLEVRCSGANPAYLESLLFGHERGAFVEATGRRRGLLEIADGGTLLLREIGDLPAEIQPKLLRVLETRTFRRLGGNDDISVDTRLIVTTRRNLSADVEAHRFREDLFYRLSVMPLALPPVRDRSQEDRLGLVTLMHEDLKTLMPDGPQALVVDAHERCLAYSWPGNLREMQNVLERAMLVAKGQVTINVEHLPGEFRARTGLGDRRHTPMTLEALEHQHIDRTLRYHGANRTRAAKELGISRATLINKIKLYQIVD; from the coding sequence ATGACCGACTCGATTTTGCTGGTGCACGACGACCCCTCCGTCCTTCGCGCGATCGGGGCCCGGTTCGAAGAAACCGGCCACGAGGTCATTCGTGAGTTGTCGATCGAAGCCGGCGTCGCAACCCTGGCCCGGCTGACTCCCGATGCCGTGTTGCTCTCGATGAGTCTCGGGGCCGTTCCCGGCGCCATTGGATCGCTCGGGGCCGACGAGGCTCCCGTCGTCCTCTTTGGCGACGGCCCCGATCCCGCGGTGGCCGCCCAGCTGATCGAGGCCGGTGCGTGCCAGGTGGTCGACACCAGAGCCAACCCCGGCGTGCTGCTCAAGGTGGCGTCCGCCGTGGCGCGGACCACCCGAAATCGGCGGGTGACCCGAACGATGATGGAACGATCAGCCCCCGCCCACGGGCTCGATTCGCTGGGGACCTCGGCGGGGATGAAGCAGCTGGCCCATCAGATTTCCCTCCTGGCCCAAAGCGACCGGACCACGCTGATGCTCACCGGCGAGTCGGGCGTCGGGAAAGCGTGGGCCGCGCGGCTGATCCACGACCTGGGCTCCCGAGCCGGCAAGCCGTTTCTTGAAGTCCGGTGCAGCGGGGCGAATCCCGCGTACCTCGAGTCCCTGTTGTTCGGCCATGAGCGGGGCGCTTTCGTGGAGGCCACCGGACGCCGCCGCGGGTTGCTGGAGATTGCCGATGGGGGCACCCTTCTGCTCCGCGAGATTGGCGACCTCCCGGCGGAAATCCAGCCGAAACTCCTCCGGGTCCTCGAAACCAGAACCTTCCGGCGCCTGGGCGGCAACGACGACATCAGCGTCGATACCCGACTGATCGTGACGACCCGCCGGAATCTGTCCGCGGATGTCGAGGCCCACCGATTTCGGGAAGATCTCTTCTACCGCTTGAGTGTGATGCCGTTGGCGCTGCCGCCCGTCCGGGACCGGAGTCAGGAAGACCGGCTCGGCCTGGTGACGCTGATGCATGAGGATCTCAAGACCCTGATGCCCGATGGGCCCCAGGCGCTCGTGGTCGACGCCCACGAACGGTGTCTGGCTTACTCCTGGCCCGGCAACCTCCGCGAAATGCAGAACGTGCTCGAGCGGGCCATGCTGGTGGCCAAGGGGCAGGTGACCATCAACGTCGAGCACCTGCCGGGAGAGTTCCGGGCCCGAACCGGACTCGGCGACCGCCGTCACACGCCGATGACGCTGGAGGCCCTCGAGCACCAGCATATTGACCGGACCCTTCGGTATCACGGAGCCAACCGGACCCGCGCTGCGAAGGAGTTGGGAATTTCCCGGGCCACCTTGATCAACAAGATCAAGCTCTACCAAATCGTCGACTGA
- a CDS encoding cob(I)yrinic acid a,c-diamide adenosyltransferase: MKIYTRTGDEGTTGLFGGGRVPKHHPRVAAYGDIDELNSFIGVVRAHQPEAFFDELFATVQRDLFSIGGHLATPDPEKVRAALEKAQLSPDRVTEFETIMDQADQELPPLRAFVLPAGTPKAAALHVARTVCRRAERHLVALSDTVAVPELFVMYLNRLSDLLFTLARLANHREGRGDVTW, from the coding sequence ATGAAGATCTACACCCGTACCGGCGACGAAGGCACGACCGGCTTGTTTGGCGGCGGCCGGGTGCCGAAGCACCACCCCCGCGTCGCGGCCTATGGCGATATCGATGAACTCAACTCATTCATCGGCGTGGTCCGAGCCCATCAACCCGAGGCGTTCTTTGACGAGCTGTTCGCCACGGTGCAACGCGACCTCTTTTCGATCGGGGGCCATCTCGCCACCCCCGACCCGGAAAAGGTCCGGGCCGCGTTGGAGAAGGCGCAGTTGTCACCGGACCGGGTCACCGAGTTCGAAACGATCATGGACCAGGCCGACCAGGAACTGCCGCCGCTCCGCGCGTTCGTGCTCCCCGCCGGCACCCCCAAGGCCGCCGCGCTCCATGTGGCCCGGACGGTTTGCCGCCGGGCGGAGCGGCACCTCGTCGCGCTGAGTGACACCGTCGCGGTGCCGGAGCTGTTCGTGATGTATCTGAACCGGCTCAGCGACCTGTTGTTTACCTTGGCCCGGCTGGCCAACCACCGGGAAGGGCGTGGCGACGTCACGTGGTGA
- a CDS encoding translocation/assembly module TamB, translating into MRRVVARSVYVVLLALVASALGTVTAMMRTPPGRDLLARLLSEESNRLVRGSITIGRIRGDFVSTLTLDSVVIRDTTGALLADVGQLDLRFRLANLLSKRFLFDAVRAVAPRLEVTKHRGGRMNYQEILKLDEGPPGTGPGTLLQLDRLEIVDGQLTIRTPWNPDGRLTTDTQRDSALAAERARPGRTIEAGALPTDSLMLVRVVSRLHGRFPSMRISSPDRRPFSTTIDSLAAAVSDPGLTIRDLKGEVTQGGDSLLFRLNRAALPATVVSGSGRLDWPADTVLYQFALSATAVDLADLRWVSPEFPALAGVGQVTANSLAGSRTEYDITGLDLRGGGSRVRGDMVAILDSYRGLGFRGLSLLLQNFDLETVRPYLDTLPFAGRIAGPLRAAGFFDRMSVEADWQFADGRVEGGASNRVAFAGDLSFGGAEGIFFHKMALRRSDFDLRTVRMVTPAVRLDGRLVLDGSLAGPWRNVVFDGRVEHQDGDRPMSALTGRTRLDTRGALLGVDAVLTVDTLAFDGIRRSFPTTPMRGSVRGSVRLAGFMDSVRIEADVAGAIGHYRVTGEAGLLPPRWEARGLRIDFTNADVAMVGGRGPSTRLTGRLDLSGRIDSLVAPEAGLALRLQAGRIADLAIDSGSMRLSIHDSLLTVDTAAVHWLGGGFFSRGTLGWFEPHRGILSVEAVALSLAPFDSLLASLASLARGQISEEDLLSGRGRFGATVTGSLDRFVVKGSARVDSVGWFDSRLRLGSGTLTAEGGRLDSLRFRTAFTIDTVVRGRLVFDDLGVLADGSPTDFRWTVGGGGRGGSRLTASGGWSDPVKGPRVFKVDSLAVAVGGRRWVLERPTAVVLDSVAITDSVVLATDDGSGLIELSGSLPGRGQGRAEIRALGVALGDLYALAQRDTTGLRGLVAIDARISGTQKAPTFRGSATVTGPVVGDVVAPLVRTVFNYEDRVLQANLTFWRTGRPVLDVDAVLPLDLALAAVSRRQLAGPIAIRGRADSVDLGVIEAFTPNLRKVLGTLAVDATVGGTWDAPRLGGYLRVRDGAAYVPGLRVTYGPINGRIRMSGDSLIADSIVVRSGFGSATIGGGMRLERLTHPVLGLTLSAADFDLIDVPDYLTLRATGDVALAGPIERPVMTGSARATSTVLYFSDLITKDIVNLEDPANADLVDTTALRAQNIRAQFQSRFLDSLAIRDLRFRIGQDVWLRSNEANIQLEGQVTVNKERRQSRRSEYRISGQLTTPRGAYTLKLGPVFRTFTVDRGTVQYFNTSDLNAQLDVSAQYVVRTGAGGGQDEYPVIARITGTLLVPRLNLASEPGRAPMSERDLLSLLVTGSNSSGFLARSGEVFNPQLLASLASSAFLSEIERALISSPNAAFDLIEIRPGVAQGNTLFSNGGSVTQLSLGRQLGRRLFATLNLGGCLQRFEFARQYFGATIEYRLHPSLKFQIAAEPVQSCLAQSATPLTRSNRYQFGADLKWDRDY; encoded by the coding sequence ATGAGACGCGTCGTGGCGCGTTCGGTCTACGTGGTGCTCTTGGCGCTGGTGGCGTCCGCGCTTGGCACGGTGACGGCCATGATGCGGACCCCACCGGGCCGGGACCTGTTGGCCCGGCTTCTGTCGGAGGAGTCCAACCGTCTGGTGCGAGGGTCGATCACGATTGGGCGGATCCGCGGCGACTTTGTCTCGACCCTCACGCTCGATTCGGTGGTAATTCGCGACACCACCGGCGCGCTGCTCGCCGACGTCGGCCAACTCGACCTCCGGTTTCGGCTCGCCAACCTGCTGAGCAAGCGGTTCTTGTTCGACGCGGTCCGGGCCGTGGCGCCACGGCTCGAGGTTACCAAGCATCGCGGCGGCCGGATGAACTACCAAGAAATTCTGAAGCTCGACGAGGGTCCGCCGGGCACCGGCCCCGGCACCCTGCTTCAGCTCGACCGGTTGGAGATCGTGGACGGACAGCTGACGATCCGGACCCCGTGGAATCCAGATGGCCGATTGACGACTGACACCCAGCGCGACTCGGCGTTGGCGGCGGAGCGGGCCCGTCCGGGACGGACCATCGAGGCGGGCGCGTTGCCGACCGACAGCTTGATGCTGGTCCGAGTGGTCAGTCGGCTTCACGGCCGGTTTCCATCGATGCGGATTTCCTCTCCGGACCGCCGCCCGTTTTCCACCACTATCGACTCGTTGGCGGCGGCGGTCAGCGATCCGGGCCTCACGATTCGTGACCTGAAGGGGGAGGTCACCCAGGGGGGAGACAGCCTGCTGTTCCGGTTGAACCGGGCGGCGTTGCCCGCCACGGTGGTCAGCGGGTCCGGCCGGCTCGATTGGCCGGCCGACACGGTGCTTTACCAATTTGCGCTCTCGGCAACCGCCGTTGACTTGGCCGATCTCCGCTGGGTTTCGCCGGAATTTCCGGCGCTTGCCGGGGTCGGGCAAGTCACGGCCAATTCGCTGGCCGGGAGCCGGACCGAGTACGATATCACCGGGCTCGACCTCCGGGGCGGCGGTAGTCGGGTCCGCGGTGATATGGTGGCCATCCTGGACAGCTATCGGGGGCTCGGGTTCCGGGGGCTCTCGCTCTTGTTGCAGAATTTCGATTTGGAAACCGTTCGGCCGTACCTCGACACCCTGCCGTTCGCCGGGCGGATCGCGGGTCCACTTAGGGCCGCCGGATTCTTCGACCGGATGTCGGTCGAGGCGGACTGGCAGTTCGCGGACGGCCGGGTCGAGGGGGGCGCGTCGAACCGGGTGGCGTTCGCGGGCGATCTGAGCTTCGGCGGGGCGGAGGGGATTTTTTTCCACAAGATGGCGCTCCGGCGGTCGGACTTTGATCTCCGGACGGTGCGGATGGTGACGCCCGCGGTTCGGCTGGACGGGCGATTGGTGCTCGACGGGTCGCTGGCGGGGCCGTGGCGGAATGTGGTATTCGACGGCCGGGTCGAGCACCAGGACGGCGATCGTCCGATGAGCGCCCTGACTGGTCGCACTCGGCTCGACACCCGCGGCGCCCTGCTCGGTGTCGACGCCGTCCTCACGGTCGACACGCTGGCCTTCGACGGGATTCGCCGAAGCTTTCCAACCACCCCGATGCGAGGCTCGGTTCGGGGCTCGGTGCGCTTGGCGGGATTCATGGATTCGGTGAGGATCGAGGCTGATGTGGCCGGCGCGATCGGGCACTACCGGGTGACCGGGGAGGCGGGCCTCCTCCCCCCCCGATGGGAAGCCCGGGGCCTCCGGATCGATTTCACGAATGCCGACGTGGCGATGGTGGGCGGCCGGGGACCGTCGACCCGGCTGACCGGCCGGCTTGATCTCTCGGGGCGGATCGACAGTCTGGTGGCGCCGGAGGCTGGCCTTGCACTCCGGCTTCAGGCGGGGCGGATCGCGGATCTTGCCATCGATTCGGGTTCGATGCGGCTCTCGATCCACGACAGCCTGCTGACCGTCGACACCGCGGCCGTGCATTGGTTGGGCGGCGGGTTTTTCAGCCGGGGCACCCTGGGCTGGTTCGAGCCCCATCGGGGGATCCTGTCGGTGGAGGCCGTGGCGTTGAGCCTGGCGCCGTTTGATTCGCTGCTGGCCTCCCTCGCCAGCCTCGCCCGGGGCCAGATCAGCGAGGAGGATCTGCTGAGCGGCCGGGGGCGATTCGGCGCCACGGTGACCGGATCGCTGGACCGTTTCGTGGTGAAGGGATCGGCACGGGTCGACTCGGTCGGGTGGTTCGACTCCCGGCTCCGGCTCGGGAGCGGCACCCTCACGGCAGAGGGCGGCCGGCTCGATTCGCTGCGCTTCAGGACCGCGTTCACGATCGACACGGTGGTCCGGGGCCGGTTGGTGTTCGACGACCTCGGCGTTTTGGCGGACGGGTCGCCGACGGACTTTCGCTGGACGGTCGGTGGCGGTGGCCGGGGCGGGAGCCGCCTGACGGCTTCGGGGGGATGGTCCGATCCGGTGAAGGGGCCCCGGGTCTTCAAGGTCGACTCCTTGGCCGTTGCGGTCGGGGGACGACGATGGGTGCTCGAACGCCCGACGGCGGTGGTGCTCGATTCGGTGGCCATTACCGATAGCGTCGTGCTCGCGACCGATGATGGGTCGGGATTGATCGAGTTGTCGGGGAGCCTGCCGGGCCGAGGCCAGGGCCGGGCCGAGATTCGGGCGCTGGGTGTGGCGTTAGGCGATCTGTATGCGCTGGCCCAGCGCGACACGACCGGCCTCCGGGGGCTGGTCGCGATCGATGCGAGGATTTCGGGCACCCAGAAGGCTCCGACATTCCGGGGGTCGGCGACGGTGACCGGACCGGTCGTCGGCGACGTGGTGGCCCCGTTGGTGCGGACCGTGTTCAACTACGAAGACCGGGTGCTGCAAGCCAACCTTACGTTCTGGCGGACCGGCCGGCCGGTTCTCGACGTCGACGCGGTGCTGCCCCTCGACTTGGCCCTCGCCGCGGTGTCCCGACGTCAGTTGGCAGGGCCGATCGCGATCCGCGGTCGGGCCGACAGCGTCGACCTTGGGGTGATCGAGGCCTTTACCCCGAATCTCCGGAAGGTGCTCGGAACGCTGGCGGTCGACGCGACCGTGGGCGGGACCTGGGATGCCCCCCGGCTCGGGGGGTATCTCCGGGTCCGTGATGGTGCCGCTTATGTGCCAGGACTCCGGGTCACCTACGGCCCGATCAATGGCCGGATCCGGATGTCGGGTGACTCGCTGATTGCCGACTCGATCGTAGTCCGGAGCGGCTTCGGATCGGCCACCATCGGCGGGGGTATGCGGCTCGAACGGTTGACCCATCCGGTGCTCGGTCTCACGCTGTCCGCCGCTGACTTCGACCTGATCGATGTGCCCGATTACCTGACCCTCCGAGCCACCGGCGATGTGGCCCTCGCCGGCCCGATCGAACGGCCGGTCATGACCGGGAGCGCCCGGGCGACGTCGACGGTGCTCTATTTTTCCGATCTCATCACCAAGGACATCGTCAACCTGGAAGATCCGGCCAATGCCGATCTGGTCGACACCACCGCCCTCCGGGCCCAGAATATCCGGGCTCAGTTTCAAAGCCGGTTTCTCGATTCCCTGGCGATCCGGGACCTTCGGTTCCGGATCGGTCAGGACGTCTGGCTTCGGTCGAACGAGGCCAACATCCAACTTGAAGGCCAGGTCACGGTTAACAAAGAGCGGCGCCAAAGCCGTCGGAGCGAGTATCGGATCAGCGGCCAGTTAACGACCCCAAGGGGGGCGTACACGCTCAAGCTCGGGCCGGTGTTCCGCACCTTCACCGTGGACCGGGGGACGGTCCAGTACTTCAACACCTCGGATTTGAACGCCCAACTCGATGTGTCAGCGCAGTACGTCGTGCGGACCGGGGCGGGAGGCGGGCAAGACGAATATCCGGTTATTGCCAGGATTACCGGCACGTTGCTGGTGCCCAGGCTCAATCTGGCGAGCGAACCCGGCCGGGCGCCGATGTCGGAGCGAGACCTCCTGTCGCTGCTGGTGACCGGAAGCAACTCGAGTGGCTTTCTGGCCCGGAGCGGGGAAGTGTTCAACCCCCAGTTGCTCGCCTCATTGGCCTCGTCCGCCTTTCTCTCGGAGATCGAGCGGGCGTTGATTTCGTCGCCGAATGCCGCCTTTGACCTGATCGAAATCCGTCCGGGCGTGGCCCAGGGTAACACGCTGTTCTCAAACGGCGGGAGCGTGACCCAGCTTTCGTTAGGTCGGCAGTTGGGGCGTCGGTTGTTTGCCACGCTCAACTTGGGCGGCTGCCTCCAGCGGTTCGAGTTCGCCCGTCAGTATTTTGGGGCGACCATCGAGTATCGCCTCCACCCCTCACTCAAGTTCCAGATCGCGGCAGAGCCGGTGCAATCATGCTTGGCTCAATCGGCGACGCCGCTGACCCGGTCCAACCGGTACCAGTTCGGTGCGGACCTCAAATGGGATCGGGATTACTGA
- a CDS encoding HAD family hydrolase — protein sequence MRRPHAGREEDPDRFDDLPGLRPGRAGVGGISLRRLRHVHLPHLHVPRCRPVHRVPAGRRPGPRGARVTRRLVLFDIDGTLLLSGGAGRRAILAAVADDAGIGPEQVDQVRFDGKTDPQIVTELFEAAGHPERPDPARIGRVLDRYLSYLEQDLAQFAGRSTVMPGVGPLLQSLVDDDRIVLGLLTGNVTRGAMLKLQAVKIQTEQFQVGAYGSDHHIRAELPAIAVDRARAIFGRRPKGEEIVIIGDTPADVTCGRGVGARSIGVATGSFSTDHLAGAGADHVLVDLSDTAAVHATILGTR from the coding sequence CTGAGGAGGCCGCATGCCGGGAGAGAAGAAGACCCCGACCGATTCGATGACCTGCCGGGCCTGCGGCCGGGACGAGCGGGCGTCGGAGGGATATCCCTGCGACGGCTGCGGCACGTTCATCTGCCTCATCTGCATGTTCCGCGGTGTCGTCCGGTGCACCGAGTGCCAGCAGGCCGAAGGCCAGGCCCCCGCGGAGCCCGCGTGACCCGCCGATTGGTGCTGTTCGATATCGACGGAACGTTGCTGTTGTCGGGCGGAGCCGGCCGCCGGGCGATCCTGGCCGCGGTTGCGGACGACGCCGGGATTGGGCCGGAACAAGTGGACCAAGTCCGGTTTGACGGCAAGACCGACCCCCAGATCGTCACCGAGCTGTTCGAGGCGGCCGGCCATCCGGAGCGGCCGGATCCCGCCCGGATCGGGCGGGTCCTCGACCGGTATCTCAGCTACCTCGAGCAGGACTTGGCCCAATTCGCGGGCCGGTCCACCGTCATGCCGGGGGTCGGACCCCTGCTCCAGTCGTTAGTTGATGACGATCGCATCGTCCTCGGGCTGCTGACCGGTAATGTGACCCGGGGCGCGATGCTCAAGCTCCAGGCGGTCAAGATCCAAACCGAGCAGTTCCAAGTCGGAGCCTACGGTTCTGACCACCATATCCGGGCCGAGCTCCCGGCCATTGCGGTCGACCGGGCCAGGGCGATCTTCGGGCGGCGTCCCAAGGGCGAGGAGATCGTCATCATCGGTGATACCCCGGCCGACGTGACGTGCGGCCGGGGCGTGGGTGCCCGATCGATCGGGGTGGCGACCGGGAGCTTTTCGACCGATCATCTCGCGGGGGCCGGGGCCGACCACGTCTTGGTCGACCTCTCCGATACCGCGGCCGTCCACGCGACCATTCTCGGGACCCGCTGA
- a CDS encoding RNA polymerase sigma factor RpoD/SigA, whose protein sequence is MRIQRERRPRLAGRAAPGSSFDQYLLDIRKLPMITDPKEEIRIAKRAQKGDPEAMDRLVTANLRFVISYVKRFQGHGLDLGELVAIGNEGLLKAVKKFDPAHGVKFISYAVWWVRQCVLKALAEQTRTVRIPLNQNAALLRMAKVESLLSQELGRSPTDAETARVLDQSVDTIRSSRLVSTVEISLDAPIEKGDSGSATFGERVSGQASGEIEEFVDAGLQKQFLGKLFEQYLTARERRILSLYYGLDEGSEALTLEGIGALLGVTRERVRQIRERAFEKLRNSEEVKYLQHAVPLA, encoded by the coding sequence ATGCGTATCCAGCGTGAACGCCGCCCGCGTCTAGCGGGTCGGGCGGCTCCCGGCAGTTCATTCGATCAGTACCTCTTGGACATCCGTAAGTTGCCGATGATCACCGATCCGAAAGAAGAAATTCGAATCGCCAAACGGGCCCAAAAAGGCGACCCCGAGGCGATGGATCGGCTGGTCACCGCCAATCTCCGGTTCGTCATTTCCTATGTAAAGCGGTTCCAGGGACACGGACTCGACCTCGGCGAACTCGTCGCCATCGGCAACGAAGGGCTGCTCAAGGCCGTCAAGAAGTTCGACCCGGCCCACGGCGTCAAATTCATCAGCTATGCGGTGTGGTGGGTCCGTCAGTGCGTGCTCAAGGCCCTCGCTGAGCAGACCCGGACGGTGCGGATTCCGCTCAACCAGAACGCCGCCCTGCTCCGGATGGCCAAGGTCGAGAGCCTCCTCAGCCAGGAGCTCGGCCGGTCGCCGACTGATGCGGAAACGGCCCGGGTGCTCGACCAATCGGTCGATACGATCCGCTCCTCTCGGTTGGTGTCGACCGTCGAAATCTCCCTCGACGCCCCCATCGAGAAGGGCGACTCCGGCTCCGCTACCTTCGGCGAACGGGTCTCCGGGCAAGCCAGCGGCGAGATCGAGGAGTTCGTCGATGCCGGCCTGCAGAAGCAGTTCCTCGGCAAGCTGTTCGAGCAGTACCTGACAGCTCGCGAGCGCCGGATCCTCTCGCTCTACTACGGACTTGACGAGGGCTCGGAAGCCCTCACGCTCGAAGGAATCGGGGCGCTCCTCGGCGTCACCCGCGAACGGGTGCGGCAGATCCGCGAGCGGGCCTTCGAGAAACTCCGGAACTCAGAGGAAGTGAAGTACCTGCAACACGCCGTCCCGCTCGCCTAG
- the aroB gene encoding 3-dehydroquinate synthase gives MVTIRHATGSYPVVIEPGGLGRLAAFAAERLPGRHLAIITDRNVARVIAHDLKAPVLVVPPGEGSKSRRRWSDLTDQLLDLGFGRDAGLVAVGGGVVGDLTGFVAATFHRGIPYLQVPTSLLAMVDASVGGKTGLNTHHGKNLVGAFHPPAGVLIDPVAVRTLRSTHLRGGVVEAIKHGLVADAEYWGWIDRHLADLLARDPAVIGQLVRRSVEIKAAIVATDEHEHGRRAILNAGHTVGHALEWLAGYRLPHGDAVGLGLIIEARIAAWCGLAPESLAPDLADRLARAGVPLGLPDPGQDDQLLDAMRRDKKARHGSFRLALPRAPGVLAQESEWTTEVSDDIVRRALGSHRDAMAPANIHTPSTPPTP, from the coding sequence GTGGTGACGATCCGCCACGCCACCGGGAGCTACCCGGTGGTCATCGAACCCGGCGGCTTGGGACGCCTCGCGGCCTTCGCGGCCGAACGCCTCCCGGGGCGACACCTTGCGATCATCACGGACCGCAACGTGGCGCGGGTGATCGCCCACGACCTCAAGGCCCCGGTCCTGGTCGTCCCGCCCGGCGAAGGGTCGAAAAGTCGGCGCCGGTGGAGCGACCTGACCGACCAACTCCTGGACTTGGGCTTCGGCCGCGATGCCGGCCTCGTCGCCGTGGGTGGCGGGGTGGTGGGTGACCTGACCGGGTTCGTGGCCGCCACCTTCCACCGCGGGATTCCCTACCTCCAAGTCCCGACCTCACTGCTCGCCATGGTCGACGCGTCGGTTGGAGGGAAGACCGGCCTCAATACCCACCACGGCAAGAACCTGGTCGGCGCCTTCCATCCGCCCGCCGGCGTCTTGATCGATCCGGTCGCGGTCCGCACCCTCCGCTCGACCCACCTCCGGGGCGGCGTCGTGGAGGCGATCAAGCACGGGCTGGTCGCGGACGCCGAGTATTGGGGCTGGATCGATCGCCACCTCGCGGATCTGCTGGCCCGCGATCCCGCCGTCATCGGACAGCTGGTCCGCCGGAGCGTCGAGATCAAGGCCGCCATCGTCGCCACCGACGAGCATGAGCACGGCCGGCGGGCCATTCTGAACGCCGGCCACACCGTCGGGCATGCCCTCGAGTGGCTCGCCGGCTATCGCCTGCCCCACGGCGACGCGGTCGGATTGGGCTTGATCATCGAGGCGAGGATCGCCGCCTGGTGCGGCCTGGCGCCGGAATCCCTGGCCCCCGACCTGGCCGACCGGCTGGCCCGGGCCGGGGTGCCCCTCGGCCTCCCCGACCCCGGGCAGGACGACCAGTTGCTCGACGCCATGCGTCGGGACAAGAAGGCCCGGCATGGCTCGTTCCGTCTGGCGCTTCCCCGGGCGCCGGGGGTCCTGGCCCAGGAATCCGAGTGGACCACTGAAGTCTCCGACGACATCGTTAGGCGAGCGTTAGGCAGTCATCGCGACGCCATGGCGCCGGCCAATATCCACACGCCATCCACACCGCCAACACCGTAA